Part of the Zingiber officinale cultivar Zhangliang chromosome 6A, Zo_v1.1, whole genome shotgun sequence genome, CACCTCAACTTCTTGAGCAAAGAATAAAGAAAACGAAGACATTTTTCAACTAAGGAGGCTGATTTCTTTATAATGCCAAATCTTGATCTTCATCCATTCAACTATTAAGTATAAATTTTGAACCTGAGAAGATGGAAACATGCAGAAACAAATTATTTGTTCTATTTATCCAAATGTCTGAAAGTGATGCCATAGGATGCTGGAACTTATTAATACATCAGGAACCATGGAATGATAACATTACACATAACTAAACAAAAATTTGCAAGTACTTGTGTGTTTCAGAGAAAAAAATTGGCAAAAAACGAAAGGTATAGCAGTTGTGATTCATAGATGCATTTCATCAATGACTATACAATTATTGGAGAAGAAATATGCTGCTCTAGCACCTTATCTGTACATCTCACAGCGGATGTATCATGGTAGAGAGACCATAATGAGTGTCTTATCAAATCAGATATGATTCATACCTTTAACTGCATCTGAAGTGTATGCCTTGCGAAATTTTTCAACAAGTGACTCATAAAAAGGCTTTGCTTTGTGTGGTGGCATAGCAACATGAAAATCTGGTTTATTACCCTTTAAAATTCCATATAGGGTGAACTGACTCACTGAAAGAAGCAACAATAGAGATAGCTCATCAAGAACTATACAGCATATGAAATTTGACTCTCAATCGAGGAAACATGGATTTGCAAGATATACCCAACAGTACTCCAAAATTACACTGTTTAACCTGCCATAGATTTAAAAGAAAGATAACATTTAGAACAAATTTTAATCTATAGTTCTGGCTTTTTTTTTTCAAGGCAGGATGATTGCAGTTTATTTTTGCCGGAAATGCTTACACTCAGATCCCACCCTTTCCCAGTGTCTAAATTCGGAAACAGCCTCATATTTAAGACCTTCCTGCAGCTGGAATTGCAAAAAAGGATGCTTAAATGTTACATATTACTTTAATAGTGAACATTATATCTTCCCTTGCATGCATTTGTTTATATCTAACCCATAAAGAAGATGAAGTTGTTTGTAAGAACCCATCAATACCAGATCTGGTTTAGAAAacagaaaaaaataattatttcattTGTTGCAAATGAATCTGAAGGTAAGATAGGAAAGAATGTAAAAAACTAGTAGTATACAGCACAAGAGCTACTTAAATCTGACTATAAATTGCATAATTATATTTCATTGGACGAGGTTTTAGGATAAGTTGTCAACTAATCAGCTTTACCATGTTCTAAAAGCAGCAAATTTATTCGTGGCACTGGCAGTGTCACTAACTAAGAAAAGAAACGGTTAAATCAGTTATTTAGGCTTGGACCATCTACTCCAGCCCGTCCAGGTCCAGCTAGAGACGAAAGGAGTGATATGCTAATAAAGTAGCACAaactgagtttttttttttttttttttttgtaaagctGGCACCTTTGTCTGAAAGCTATCTTGATGTCAGGTCTTCCTCAGAGTCGTATGtgggtgaggaggagaaggaacaTCAAGTACCCTTGGCTAAGTTATGGCAAACAGGGCAGAATAGTTCAAAGCATGATGTGGTGGTGCCATAAACCATCAAGGCTGGATGTAGATGATCATGTAGTTAAACAGTTGCACTAAGAATTCTAGAATCCTGATTGGAATGATGCAGGTAGGTTTAACTGGATGGCTACATTTAAGCAATAAAAAAGGGTAAAATACTATTTCAAATCAATTTAAGCATACAAGCCAAATGAAGGTTGGTTTGTGTAGTTTCCTATTAGAAAGATATTACCATTTAGGTGGCTTTCTTTATGTAACTAGATGCTATTACATATTTAGCTTTGCATGTTATGGAGAGGATGTTTTAGTATTTGTCAAACATACGCAAAACAATTAGATATTTTACCATTTCTCTCTGTGTCAAGACATGGTTGTGTTAACCTTTCCTTGGAGAAATAATCCTAGGAATATTTCCATTTTTTCTAGGAATGAGATTCATAGGAATATCAAGCTCTCTAAATCGACCCTAAGTCTAGTATGAAAATTTGGGGGGAGGGCGAAAATATTGGGTTGCCAATGAAGTTTGGATACCATAAGCATTAAGCACTTTTAACACACTTCCCACTACATCATACCCTCTTGTGCAAGGTGTAAGGGAATTTGTCTTACACTATCCCATGCTGACTTAAGTACACATCACATGCCTTGTGATGTCATGCCACTAGTATGGTTGCCCGTTCTAACTTGGTGTGATTTGTCAAGTCGCCCAGGATTCTTCACCCACCTTCCTTTGATAGTGAGATCCGTTGGATTGGAATGCTGCATTTACATTTTCGCAGATTTGTGTAGTTGGGCTTTCAATAATTCACATGGAATGCTGCATTTAGATTTTCGCAGATTTGTGTAGTTGGGCTTTCAATAATTCACATGGAATGCTGCATTTAGATTTTCGCAGATTTGTGTGGTTGGGCTTTCAATAATTCACATGTAACATATGATGGATCTTTTAAGAACCTCCTCATTTTCTTATTGTTGATAGGGGCGTTGACAACTCTTGTAACCTTGCATCTTACACATCCTCAGTCCCATGGGAATGACATGACATCCAACAAGCATGGATACATAGTTCTCCTAGAGAAGGAAATCGTTCGTCTACATTAACAACTCCATAGTGAATCTAGCCTTACACACTGTTTCCTCTAGTTGCACTATCAGATAAGGCACGTTTTACTTTAGCCCAACCCTATAGATTAGTTTCCTTGGTTCTTATTTTGACTTCTTTGGGATGACACATTACCAGTATCATCCTTATTCTATTAATTCTCAAGCAATAAACTGTAAAGAATAAAACCACTTGTAACACGCACCATCACTAATCCTACATAAATGTCTTCCATTATGAAATGTCAacgacttcaaatcaatttt contains:
- the LOC121998115 gene encoding D-aminoacyl-tRNA deacylase isoform X2, which codes for MQMPNTYLVLMGSYKQLHLLYGCRKVLNMRLFPNLDTGKGWDLSVKQCNFGVLLVSQFTLYGILKGNKPDFHVAMPPHKAKPFYESLVEKFRKAYTSDAVKDGVFGAMMKVSSGKGIVILHVLVSHYCCLFLELMQVNLVNDGPVTMQLDSSQSRVGASLEDVEQDLPL